The following are encoded in a window of Fluviibacter phosphoraccumulans genomic DNA:
- a CDS encoding lytic transglycosylase domain-containing protein gives MTGPTIRVSADVAGVEKELDKLRAKTEKIGAVLSSGEVGIDTRGARADLEELEASAKSLIKLLDRAKESGDDLTGVDFDSVTESLGKAAKAAGALDQILDAVGQSSGMSATVRNAKLAADHIQRAARAQEILSREGIKLSRNQADSAKQQFDRWRQSGARGTTRIKNTEFDDWLSGGWRNYSMDEGEARRHRADVLRSVGVETPKNQQEKEAAREKRNRMLSTAASAAGGAIAGTMSGGGLGLGSIAGGAAGMIPGAGMFLGPIAGAIGGMLDRGMERAGQEGGDLTDLRHSVGATTIDFEMLRGSVRHFNEGLGITYNEAAKLARSFAHTATNAEGMNIGREVGSAVGYGRGYGISPEASVQFFANMRQYGVTNGDRDGKRLALQIAESVQRGGTSAKMDEVLSAIQGFVQTSTRASLSHSNAESYASFMASLTGLSMPGMRGDPANAANVMNKADAAMRQGGMFGEASHNLSLGAYQNLFGNEFNAIDAKLINEQGAFNDLGKSFDNMISMAEDRGDSAEAERYRRMKPQGKGRTALSVNMDFVERQFGHLGTTGFAEAGANHFGMGLNEFTALYKGYKSDKGLGGLESTLRTSGIDINTLNPKQISALAQLSTADNTGISNQANKLLGLNGSEALSRPEADKLRGAMAGNDPDALRRVVMEMTAKHGSMDQGERMRQQQTDMNNAMQKLATELIPLTMTMKDGVLALVSKIAPESPLAAQAKNEKSAVENYRFSKVGRKGLAGEMIDDPNSADMQKLRADSIAELRRAKENGMLSSEGQRILEAEDAASASANSERTPGTQQPSTPAPTNRGIARKARKGMKLTPEELSYLSETDKLLKIPQGTSAAQIQVESGNDPEAVSPRGAWGLGQIMPRERAEMERRMGRKIVTRMDMLEAHRLMMQENMGKFGNAKDAHRAYNGGWDRNKWVNPETAKYAESIEATRRDSAAANYGLTLTDDGKLPPGAAPGLKGGGSAQRHDIRIDNRVTVQDQNGNEKGNSVVQTQVGAPVPAGAS, from the coding sequence ATGACAGGTCCAACGATACGAGTCAGCGCCGATGTTGCTGGCGTAGAGAAAGAGCTAGACAAGCTACGGGCAAAAACCGAGAAAATCGGTGCCGTCCTGTCGTCTGGCGAGGTTGGCATTGATACACGCGGTGCCAGGGCAGACCTTGAGGAATTAGAGGCAAGCGCCAAGAGCCTTATTAAGCTCCTGGACCGCGCCAAGGAAAGCGGCGACGACCTCACGGGCGTTGACTTCGATTCCGTCACTGAGTCGCTTGGCAAGGCTGCTAAGGCTGCTGGTGCCCTGGATCAGATTCTTGATGCCGTTGGTCAGTCTAGCGGCATGTCTGCGACTGTCCGTAATGCGAAACTAGCCGCCGATCACATACAACGCGCTGCCCGTGCCCAGGAGATTCTGAGCCGCGAGGGTATCAAGCTATCCCGCAACCAGGCCGATTCAGCAAAACAACAATTTGACCGGTGGCGGCAGTCTGGGGCCAGGGGAACGACTCGGATTAAAAACACCGAGTTCGATGACTGGCTGTCTGGCGGTTGGCGAAATTATTCGATGGATGAAGGCGAGGCGAGACGGCACCGTGCCGATGTGCTGCGCTCGGTCGGGGTCGAAACGCCGAAAAACCAGCAGGAAAAAGAAGCGGCGCGAGAAAAGCGGAACCGTATGCTATCGACGGCTGCGAGTGCTGCTGGTGGCGCGATTGCTGGCACGATGTCTGGTGGTGGGCTTGGTCTCGGTTCTATAGCCGGTGGTGCTGCCGGGATGATTCCTGGTGCCGGTATGTTCCTGGGTCCGATTGCCGGTGCGATTGGCGGTATGCTGGATCGTGGCATGGAGCGGGCCGGGCAAGAAGGGGGCGACCTGACTGACCTGCGACATTCTGTCGGCGCGACGACGATAGATTTTGAAATGCTTCGTGGATCTGTTCGCCACTTCAATGAAGGCCTGGGTATCACGTATAACGAAGCCGCGAAGCTGGCTCGATCATTTGCACACACGGCTACAAACGCCGAAGGCATGAACATAGGTCGAGAAGTCGGTTCTGCCGTCGGCTATGGCCGTGGTTACGGTATTTCACCGGAGGCCTCCGTTCAATTCTTTGCCAACATGCGCCAATACGGCGTTACGAATGGTGACCGAGACGGCAAGCGCCTGGCCCTGCAAATTGCTGAGTCTGTGCAGCGTGGTGGCACGTCGGCAAAGATGGATGAGGTCTTATCTGCTATCCAGGGATTTGTTCAGACATCCACACGCGCCTCACTGAGTCATAGCAACGCAGAGTCTTATGCGTCATTTATGGCGTCGCTGACGGGTCTATCCATGCCCGGCATGAGAGGCGACCCGGCGAACGCTGCTAACGTCATGAATAAGGCCGATGCGGCAATGCGTCAGGGCGGTATGTTTGGCGAGGCTTCGCATAACCTTAGCCTGGGTGCTTACCAGAATCTGTTCGGCAATGAATTTAATGCGATTGATGCCAAGTTAATCAACGAGCAAGGGGCGTTTAACGACCTTGGCAAGTCGTTTGACAACATGATTAGCATGGCAGAAGACCGTGGCGACTCTGCGGAAGCTGAACGCTACCGCCGAATGAAACCGCAGGGCAAGGGAAGAACCGCGCTATCCGTGAATATGGATTTCGTGGAGCGTCAGTTCGGCCACCTGGGCACAACCGGGTTTGCTGAAGCCGGGGCTAATCACTTCGGTATGGGCCTCAACGAGTTCACAGCCCTGTACAAGGGCTATAAGTCAGATAAAGGCCTGGGAGGCCTTGAATCGACACTGCGCACCTCTGGTATCGACATAAACACGCTCAACCCCAAACAAATATCAGCGTTGGCCCAATTATCCACCGCGGACAACACCGGGATAAGCAACCAAGCAAACAAATTGCTCGGGCTGAATGGTTCAGAGGCACTCAGCCGTCCTGAGGCTGACAAGCTCAGAGGTGCGATGGCTGGAAACGACCCGGACGCGCTACGTCGTGTAGTCATGGAAATGACCGCCAAACACGGAAGCATGGACCAGGGCGAGAGAATGCGCCAGCAGCAAACGGATATGAACAATGCCATGCAGAAGCTGGCAACGGAGCTTATCCCGCTGACCATGACTATGAAAGACGGGGTACTGGCTCTAGTGTCGAAAATCGCCCCAGAATCACCTCTTGCAGCACAGGCCAAAAACGAAAAATCAGCTGTTGAGAACTACCGATTCTCAAAGGTTGGCCGTAAGGGGCTGGCCGGTGAAATGATCGACGACCCGAATTCAGCAGACATGCAGAAATTGCGAGCCGACTCCATCGCTGAGCTACGGCGGGCGAAGGAAAACGGAATGCTTTCCTCCGAAGGCCAGCGAATTTTAGAGGCCGAAGACGCGGCGTCCGCCTCGGCAAATAGCGAACGCACCCCAGGCACCCAGCAGCCGAGTACGCCCGCGCCAACGAATCGCGGAATTGCGCGCAAAGCCCGCAAGGGGATGAAGCTGACACCGGAAGAGCTTTCGTACCTATCCGAGACGGACAAGCTGCTAAAAATCCCACAGGGCACGTCTGCCGCACAAATTCAGGTTGAAAGCGGCAATGACCCCGAAGCAGTGTCTCCGCGTGGCGCGTGGGGCTTGGGTCAAATCATGCCGCGTGAGCGTGCTGAAATGGAGCGCCGAATGGGGCGCAAGATTGTCACGCGCATGGACATGCTCGAAGCGCACCGGCTGATGATGCAGGAAAACATGGGCAAGTTCGGTAATGCCAAAGACGCACATCGGGCGTACAACGGCGGCTGGGACCGCAACAAGTGGGTGAACCCTGAAACCGCCAAATACGCAGAATCGATTGAGGCGACGCGCCGGGATTCGGCTGCTGCTAACTATGGGCTTACTTTGACCGATGACGGCAAGCTACCGCCTGGTGCCGCCCCAGGCCTGAAGGGTGGCGGCAGTGCTCAGCGTCATGACATCCGGATTGATAACCGTGTCACGGTCCAGGATCAGAACGGTAACGAAAAGGGTAACTCAGTTGTCCAGACGCAAGTCGGGGCACCGGTACCGGCTGGAGCATCGTGA
- a CDS encoding DUF5681 domain-containing protein: protein MGFKPGQSGNPKGRPKGSRDAFAAARRLIAPHLPQLAEQTLAAALKGDTNAAVACIELAAVAIADKKAQA from the coding sequence ATGGGGTTTAAGCCTGGACAGTCTGGGAACCCAAAAGGGAGGCCCAAAGGCTCACGCGATGCTTTTGCAGCAGCCCGTCGGCTCATCGCCCCACACCTGCCACAACTCGCAGAGCAAACGCTTGCAGCTGCCCTCAAGGGCGACACAAATGCGGCTGTCGCCTGTATCGAATTGGCCGCAGTCGCCATTGCCGACAAGAAAGCCCAGGCCTAA